Proteins encoded together in one Vallitalea longa window:
- a CDS encoding CPBP family intramembrane glutamic endopeptidase — protein sequence MVTISNRIHGNLSILRVISLVFIPSILLTSIYILTGYLQNTIPSLLIFFLLALFILFPIELWVVLHASKKEYGKYSLKSAFSNHQKQRWWIIFAYGALLWAFAGIMSATIAPLENMLFAPITSRLAQIILAFFDWNNMDYLKQYSKNILVLTCIVYFILNGIIGPIVEEIFFRGYLTSKISRYGKYAPIIITVLFSLYHFWLPFNNLFRIVIFYPVAYCAWKKKNIYISIVFHSLCNMISVFSFIVTVWN from the coding sequence ATGGTAACAATAAGTAATAGGATACATGGTAATTTAAGCATATTGAGGGTGATCTCTCTTGTTTTTATACCATCGATACTATTAACGTCAATTTATATCTTAACAGGTTATTTACAAAATACGATTCCATCACTTTTGATATTTTTCCTTTTAGCTTTGTTTATTTTGTTTCCAATAGAGTTGTGGGTGGTATTACATGCAAGCAAAAAAGAATACGGAAAATATTCATTAAAAAGTGCTTTTTCGAATCATCAAAAACAACGATGGTGGATTATATTTGCATATGGTGCTTTGCTATGGGCTTTTGCAGGTATTATGTCTGCAACAATCGCACCGCTAGAAAATATGTTATTTGCCCCAATTACAAGTCGACTAGCACAGATTATTCTAGCATTCTTTGATTGGAATAACATGGATTATTTAAAACAATATTCAAAGAATATTTTGGTATTGACTTGTATTGTATATTTTATTTTGAATGGTATTATTGGTCCCATAGTTGAAGAGATATTTTTTAGAGGTTACCTTACATCAAAAATAAGTAGATATGGGAAATATGCTCCAATCATCATAACAGTATTATTTTCCTTGTACCATTTCTGGCTTCCGTTCAATAATTTATTTCGAATTGTGATTTTTTACCCTGTAGCTTATTGTGCTTGGAAGAAGAAAAACATTTACATATCAATAGTATTTCATAGCCTATGCAATATGATATCAGTCTTCAGCTTTATTGTTACAGTATGGAATTAA
- a CDS encoding amidohydrolase family protein codes for MSNSKIIIQNGIIVTLNSNMEIIENGTIVIEGNKIIAVGTNDCLGEQFDKSDYKVIDAKGHIVMPGLVDLHFHSAIGRGYGDNLPLYEYLMQLWYPMIRALTPEDAYWAALCSYSEAIRSGTTCVNDMWRQMESCGQAAIDIGMRAVLSNDVAIPEERLDTLEDNLLLYNNMHGKAEGRIEVYIGIEWLPLASKDLLKEVSKMANELKTGIHIHLNESLSEVEICKEKFGRRPTELAYDCGILGKNTVAAHCVWLSDKEIALMAATGTSISHNPSSNAKLGNGIARVPEMLAKNINVGFGHDAAECNNSRDMFEVIKWASLIHKANRVDVSLMPAEDVLRMATQNSAKALKHNTGSIEVGKLADIILIDTKNEHYVPLVLGEDTNIYAHLVYSSCGADVVTSIINGEVVMENRILTKIDQYQVMEKANTAFNRILSKIR; via the coding sequence ATGTCAAATAGTAAAATAATAATTCAGAACGGTATTATCGTTACCTTAAATAGTAACATGGAAATAATTGAAAATGGAACAATTGTAATTGAGGGTAATAAAATCATAGCAGTTGGCACAAATGATTGTCTTGGAGAGCAATTTGACAAGAGTGACTATAAGGTTATTGACGCAAAAGGGCATATTGTAATGCCTGGTCTTGTTGATTTGCATTTTCATAGTGCTATTGGCCGAGGCTATGGAGATAATTTACCCCTGTATGAATATTTAATGCAGTTGTGGTATCCAATGATTAGGGCTTTGACACCAGAAGATGCATATTGGGCAGCTTTATGTAGTTATTCAGAGGCTATTCGATCTGGTACAACCTGTGTAAATGACATGTGGAGACAAATGGAATCATGTGGTCAGGCAGCTATTGATATTGGTATGAGGGCTGTGTTGAGTAATGATGTTGCAATACCAGAAGAAAGACTTGATACTCTTGAGGACAATTTGCTTCTTTATAATAATATGCATGGAAAAGCTGAAGGACGTATTGAGGTTTATATTGGAATTGAGTGGTTACCGCTGGCCTCTAAAGACCTTTTAAAAGAGGTATCTAAAATGGCAAATGAACTAAAGACAGGTATTCATATTCACTTGAACGAATCGCTTTCAGAGGTTGAGATATGCAAAGAAAAGTTTGGCAGACGCCCAACTGAGTTGGCTTATGATTGCGGTATATTGGGAAAGAACACCGTTGCAGCTCATTGCGTTTGGCTATCTGATAAAGAAATTGCTCTCATGGCAGCTACTGGTACTAGTATATCGCATAATCCTTCATCTAATGCCAAACTTGGGAATGGGATTGCTCGTGTACCGGAAATGTTGGCGAAGAATATTAATGTTGGTTTTGGACATGACGCAGCAGAATGTAATAATAGCCGCGATATGTTTGAGGTTATTAAATGGGCATCTCTCATACATAAGGCAAATCGTGTTGACGTATCTTTAATGCCTGCCGAAGATGTTTTAAGAATGGCTACTCAAAATAGCGCCAAGGCTCTTAAACATAACACAGGTTCAATAGAAGTAGGCAAATTGGCTGACATAATACTTATTGACACCAAGAACGAGCATTATGTCCCACTGGTTTTAGGTGAGGATACGAACATTTACGCACATTTAGTATATTCGTCATGTGGCGCTGATGTGGTCACATCCATAATAAACGGAGAAGTCGTTATGGAAAACAGAATACTCACCAAAATTGACCAATACCAAGTAATGGAAAAAGCAAATACTGCCTTTAATCGTATTTTATCAAAGATAAGGTAA